The following proteins are co-located in the Pararhizobium capsulatum DSM 1112 genome:
- a CDS encoding GcvT family protein, whose product MQTHARAVVIGGGCVGAAILYGLTKRGWTDVALLERTQLTAGSTWHAAGLIPSYARSINIGRMISKTIEIYEGLEAETGQHVGWHKCGQLRIANTRDRLDEYKSYMSVAAVQGIRAELVTPQEARDLWPLLENNKEMLAALYHPDDGHIAPADVTQAMAKGARDRGAKIYLNTEVKGFERLAGGEWKIITNNGDIICEHIISATGNYARQTGAMLGLEIPAIPIVHQYWITDAVPEVMERKRQGLPEMPILRDEGFEGYLREEGDGLMFGPYEKTEHLKLFAENGVPEWFGADLLEEDFDSVSWNWERAMELVPALGRVGIKANVRGPFQMTADELPLVGPAWGLENVWIAEGVPGGILWGGAIGYYLSERIVEGANSLDTSELDPRRFGNYANKEWTRQKVRESWGTHAEQHYPGQDMPAARPQKTAPSYDILTQRGAVWGVLNGWEMPNWFAPEGVEAKDQYSWRWTQKGHYVGEEVRAVRNAVGLVEMTPMTKFEVSGTGAEAWLDGILANRLPKVGRVNLSHHLTKNAGVQAEYIVSRLEDGTFYLISTPRAERWNFDDLSKLLPKDGSVQLRNVTNERGCFTLVGPKAREVLQQLTEIDLSNEAFPWFGVKSGTVGLASDVRLLRVNYEGELGWELYHPLPYQRHLLEALLAAGEAHGLRLIGLHALESLRLEKSYRAMYRDMNPELTAWESNLDRFIRLDKGDFIGKAALVRQQREGVKQRSVTIAIDVDGASSLIYEGVYHEGKLVGRITSGSYAYTLGHDVAFALLPPELGVPGTELEVTILGEMRKARVLEESPYDPQALRGRM is encoded by the coding sequence ATGCAAACTCATGCTCGCGCCGTCGTCATCGGCGGTGGTTGTGTCGGCGCCGCCATTCTCTACGGTCTTACCAAGCGCGGCTGGACCGATGTCGCCCTTCTGGAGCGCACGCAGCTGACGGCTGGGTCAACCTGGCATGCCGCCGGCCTCATTCCGTCCTATGCCCGCAGCATCAATATCGGCCGGATGATCTCCAAGACGATCGAGATCTACGAGGGGCTGGAAGCGGAAACCGGGCAGCATGTCGGCTGGCACAAATGCGGCCAGTTGCGCATCGCCAACACGCGCGACCGGCTGGATGAATACAAGAGCTATATGAGCGTTGCTGCCGTGCAGGGCATCCGCGCGGAGCTGGTGACGCCGCAGGAAGCACGCGACCTCTGGCCACTCCTGGAAAACAACAAGGAGATGCTGGCCGCTCTCTACCATCCCGACGATGGCCATATCGCTCCAGCCGACGTGACCCAGGCCATGGCCAAGGGCGCGCGTGATCGCGGCGCGAAAATCTACCTCAACACGGAGGTCAAGGGTTTCGAGCGGCTGGCCGGCGGAGAATGGAAGATCATCACCAACAACGGCGATATCATCTGCGAGCACATCATTTCGGCAACTGGCAATTATGCGCGCCAGACCGGCGCCATGCTTGGCCTCGAAATCCCGGCGATCCCGATCGTCCATCAATACTGGATCACCGATGCTGTTCCCGAAGTCATGGAGCGCAAGCGTCAGGGCCTGCCGGAAATGCCGATCCTGCGCGATGAAGGTTTCGAGGGCTACCTGCGCGAAGAAGGCGATGGCCTGATGTTCGGCCCCTATGAGAAGACCGAGCACCTGAAGCTCTTCGCCGAAAACGGCGTGCCGGAATGGTTCGGTGCCGACCTGCTCGAGGAGGATTTCGATTCTGTTTCCTGGAACTGGGAGCGGGCGATGGAACTCGTGCCGGCGCTCGGCCGCGTCGGCATAAAGGCGAACGTGCGCGGTCCCTTCCAGATGACGGCGGACGAACTGCCGCTGGTCGGCCCGGCCTGGGGGCTGGAGAACGTTTGGATTGCCGAAGGCGTACCCGGCGGCATCCTCTGGGGCGGCGCCATCGGCTATTACCTGTCCGAGCGCATCGTCGAGGGCGCCAACAGCCTCGATACGTCGGAGCTCGATCCACGCCGCTTCGGCAACTACGCCAACAAGGAGTGGACGCGGCAGAAGGTGCGCGAAAGCTGGGGCACCCATGCTGAGCAGCATTATCCCGGCCAGGACATGCCGGCCGCCCGTCCGCAGAAGACCGCACCCTCCTATGATATCCTGACCCAGCGCGGCGCAGTCTGGGGCGTGCTGAACGGCTGGGAAATGCCGAACTGGTTTGCGCCGGAAGGTGTTGAGGCGAAGGACCAATACAGCTGGCGCTGGACCCAGAAGGGGCACTATGTCGGCGAGGAAGTGCGTGCCGTGCGCAACGCTGTCGGCCTCGTCGAGATGACGCCGATGACCAAGTTCGAAGTCTCCGGCACGGGTGCGGAGGCTTGGCTCGATGGCATCCTCGCCAATCGTCTGCCAAAGGTCGGTCGCGTCAATCTCAGCCATCACCTGACGAAGAATGCTGGCGTGCAGGCTGAATATATAGTCTCGCGTCTGGAGGACGGCACGTTCTATCTCATCTCCACCCCACGGGCGGAGCGCTGGAACTTCGACGACCTTTCCAAGCTTCTGCCGAAGGATGGAAGCGTCCAGCTTCGCAACGTCACCAATGAGCGTGGTTGCTTCACGTTGGTCGGCCCCAAGGCGCGCGAGGTGCTGCAGCAGCTGACTGAAATCGATCTGTCCAACGAGGCCTTCCCCTGGTTCGGCGTCAAGTCCGGCACGGTCGGTCTTGCCAGCGACGTCCGCCTGCTCCGCGTCAACTATGAGGGCGAATTGGGCTGGGAACTCTACCATCCGCTTCCCTACCAGCGGCATCTTCTGGAAGCGCTGCTGGCCGCCGGCGAAGCCCATGGGCTCAGGCTCATTGGCCTGCACGCGCTGGAATCGCTGCGTCTCGAAAAATCCTATCGCGCCATGTACCGCGATATGAACCCGGAACTCACGGCCTGGGAAAGCAATCTCGATCGTTTCATCCGGCTCGACAAGGGCGACTTCATCGGTAAGGCGGCGCTCGTTCGGCAGCAGCGGGAAGGTGTCAAACAGCGTTCCGTCACGATCGCGATTGATGTCGATGGTGCAAGCTCGCTGATCTACGAGGGCGTCTATCACGAGGGCAAGCTGGTCGGTCGCATAACCTCGGGCAGCTATGCCTATACGCTCGGCCATGATGTCGCCTTTGCGCTCCTGCCTCCCGAACTCGGAGTGCCGGGAACGGAACTGGAGGTTACGATCCTCGGCGAGATGCGCAAGGCGCGCGTGCTGGAAGAATCTCCCTACGATCCGCAGGCCCTGCGCGGCCGCATGTGA